A genomic segment from Ochotona princeps isolate mOchPri1 chromosome 11, mOchPri1.hap1, whole genome shotgun sequence encodes:
- the FGFBP2 gene encoding fibroblast growth factor-binding protein 2, with protein sequence MKSVLCMLLLALCCLGTWGQSPRPKPGHSLEEFPFQTRRHDSCIMRISLSGQGAREIRLRVDCHGQHQVYWCEWSGQPDTCPAFVANPKLYWTQVLQQLRHLDHACQEAPVLKPSVCRQAGPQAHLQQMASSLRSIPAPSQHPQTAKAKKPSQRPTAPVEPVNAAQLGNAVSSPQSTVKANQPEFRGNKEAEKMARELFWEPLRAVLAFLISLFRG encoded by the coding sequence ATGAAGTCTGTCCTCTGCATGCTGCTGCTGGCCCTGTGCTGCCTGGGGACTTGGGGGCAGTccccaaggccaaagccaggacacagTCTGGAGGAATTCCCTTTCCAGACGCGCAGACACGATTCCTGCATCATGCGCATCAGCCTCTCTGGGCAAGGTGCTAGGGAAATCCGGCTCCGCGTCGACTGCCACGGCCAACATCAGGTGTACTGGTGTGAGTGGAGTGGGCAGCCAGACACATGCCCAGCCTTCGTAGCCAATCCCAAGCTTTATTGGACTCAAgtcctgcagcagctgaggcacTTGGACCATGCCTGCCAGGAGGCCCCAGTGCTGAAGCCGTCCGTATGCcggcaggcagggccacaggcGCACCTGCAGCAGATGGCTTCCAGCCTCCGGAgcatcccagctcccagccagcacccccagACTGCCAAAGCCAAGAAGCCGTCTCAGAGGCCCACTGCCCCTGTGGAACCCGTGAATGCAGCGCAGCTTGGAAATGCCGTCTCCAGTCCCCAGTCTACAGTCAAGGCCAACCAGCCTGAATTCAGAGGGAACAAGGAAGCTGAGAAGATGGCCCGAGAGCTCTTCTGGGAGCCCCTTCGTGCCGTACTTGCCTTTCTCATCAGTCTTTTCCGAGGGTAA